A window from Dehalococcoidia bacterium encodes these proteins:
- the ruvB gene encoding Holliday junction branch migration DNA helicase RuvB, which translates to MRRERPTGSPQRGGPASHIAPARRLVLGSVQGEDQALDRALRPKTLDEFVGQEKVKETLRIAIQAAKGRGEPLDHLLLYGPPGLGKTTLAGIVAHEMGAQLRITSGPALERKGDVAALLTRLGAGDVLFIDEVHRLHPAVEEVLYPALEDFRLDIVWGKGESAKAVRLTLRPFTLVGATTRYAAISPPLRDRFGLVFRLDFYTPEELTVLLRRSARLLQVEAEEEALQEIAQRSRGTPRVANRLLKRVRDYAQVKGDGRVTLALAREALVHLEVDALGLDPVDRRLLRTLVEKFDGGPVGLETLAAALSEDPDTVMDVYEPYLLQRGFVERTPRGRVATRLAYEYLGVPRGRGAPPAQGRLEGL; encoded by the coding sequence ATGAGGCGGGAGCGTCCCACGGGGTCGCCCCAAAGGGGTGGACCGGCTTCCCACATCGCCCCTGCCCGTCGGCTGGTGTTGGGGAGCGTCCAGGGGGAGGATCAGGCCCTAGACCGCGCCCTGCGCCCCAAGACCCTGGACGAGTTTGTGGGCCAGGAGAAGGTGAAGGAGACCCTCCGTATCGCCATCCAGGCAGCCAAAGGGCGCGGGGAGCCGTTGGACCACCTGCTCCTGTATGGCCCGCCCGGGCTGGGGAAGACCACTTTAGCGGGCATTGTGGCCCACGAGATGGGTGCCCAGTTGCGGATAACCTCGGGGCCGGCGTTGGAGCGCAAGGGGGATGTGGCTGCCCTGCTCACCCGCCTGGGGGCGGGGGATGTGCTGTTCATTGACGAGGTGCATCGCCTCCACCCGGCGGTGGAGGAGGTGCTCTACCCGGCCTTGGAGGACTTCCGCCTGGACATCGTGTGGGGGAAAGGAGAGAGCGCCAAGGCGGTGCGCCTGACCCTGCGCCCCTTCACCCTGGTGGGGGCCACCACGCGCTATGCGGCCATCTCCCCGCCCTTGCGGGACAGGTTTGGGCTGGTGTTTCGCCTGGACTTCTACACCCCCGAGGAACTGACGGTCCTTTTGCGCCGTTCGGCCCGTCTGCTCCAGGTGGAGGCGGAGGAGGAGGCTCTGCAGGAGATTGCCCAGCGCTCGCGGGGGACGCCGCGGGTGGCCAATCGCCTGCTGAAGCGGGTGCGGGACTATGCCCAGGTGAAGGGGGATGGACGGGTCACGCTGGCCCTGGCGCGGGAGGCGCTGGTCCACCTGGAGGTGGACGCCCTGGGGCTGGACCCAGTGGACCGGCGGCTGCTGCGGACGCTGGTGGAGAAGTTTGATGGGGGGCCGGTGGGGTTGGAGACGCTGGCGGCGGCCCTGTCGGAGGACCCGGATACGGTGATGGATGTGTACGAGCCGTATCTGTTGCAGAGGGGGTTCGTGGAGCGGACGCCTCGGGGGCGTGTGGCGACGCGTCTGGCGTATGAGTATCTGGGGGTGCCGCGGGGGCGGGGTGCACCCCCCGCCCAGGGGCGTTTGGAGGGGTTGTAG
- the trpD gene encoding anthranilate phosphoribosyltransferase, with protein MREILELVVARRSLSQEQARQAMQTIMDGQATPAQVAGFLVALRMKGETAEEVAGMAQAMRAKALRVEVPFPLLDTCGTGGDRAGTFNFSTAAAIVCAAAGAKVAKHGNRAVSSASGSADLLEACGVRIALGPEGVAQCIREVGIGFCFAPVFHPAMKHAAPVRRELGIRTVFNILGPLTNPAGAQFQVLGVADPGMGEMLAQVLRLLGVRRAWVVHGEDGLDELTLCAPTRVWDVQTDGLRFFTLTPEGVGLPRARPEDLKGGTPQENAQRLWALLKGERGPLRDGVVLNAGAGLVVYGLAGTLAEGIRLAQEAVDSGRAGALLERWVAVSQRVGGG; from the coding sequence ATGCGGGAAATTCTGGAACTCGTGGTCGCCCGTCGCTCCCTTTCGCAGGAGCAGGCGCGCCAGGCGATGCAGACGATTATGGACGGGCAGGCCACCCCCGCCCAGGTGGCTGGCTTCCTCGTGGCCCTGCGCATGAAGGGGGAGACAGCCGAGGAGGTGGCGGGGATGGCCCAGGCCATGCGCGCCAAGGCCCTGCGGGTAGAGGTGCCCTTCCCCCTGCTGGACACCTGCGGGACGGGGGGCGACCGCGCCGGCACCTTCAACTTCTCCACGGCGGCGGCCATCGTGTGTGCGGCAGCGGGAGCCAAAGTGGCCAAGCACGGTAACCGCGCCGTCTCCAGTGCCTCGGGGAGTGCCGACCTCTTGGAGGCGTGTGGAGTGCGCATTGCCCTGGGGCCCGAGGGGGTTGCCCAGTGCATCCGCGAGGTGGGCATCGGCTTCTGCTTTGCCCCCGTGTTTCACCCGGCGATGAAGCATGCCGCCCCCGTGCGGAGGGAGTTGGGCATCCGCACCGTGTTCAACATCCTGGGGCCCCTGACCAATCCCGCCGGTGCCCAGTTCCAGGTGCTGGGCGTGGCCGATCCTGGCATGGGGGAGATGCTGGCCCAGGTGTTGCGCCTGTTGGGGGTGCGGCGGGCGTGGGTGGTGCACGGGGAGGATGGCCTGGACGAACTGACCCTGTGCGCCCCTACCCGTGTGTGGGATGTACAGACCGACGGCCTCCGCTTCTTCACCCTTACACCCGAAGGGGTGGGCTTGCCGCGCGCTCGTCCCGAGGATCTGAAAGGGGGGACGCCCCAGGAGAATGCTCAACGCCTATGGGCCCTCCTGAAGGGGGAGCGGGGGCCTCTGCGGGATGGGGTGGTTCTCAATGCGGGGGCGGGGCTGGTGGTGTACGGGCTGGCGGGCACCCTGGCCGAGGGGATACGCCTGGCCCAGGAGGCGGTGGACAGCGGGCGGGCGGGGGCGCTGTTGGAGCGGTGGGTGGCGGTGAGCCAGAGGGTGGGGGGAGGATAG
- the trpC gene encoding indole-3-glycerol phosphate synthase TrpC, giving the protein MPTILEAILQEKRREVDAQKGRLPLAHLERQVAGLPPPLNLSGALWGPPVRLMAEVKRASPSKGALNPHLDPVALATTYAHSGAAAISVLTDRHFQGSLDDLRRVAEAVHPLGIPVLRKDFILDVYQLYEARAAGADGVLLIVAALTQEELTALLREAGRLWLQCLVEVHTEAEMERALAAGAEIIGINNRDLHTFHTDLAVTERLAPRVPRGKVVVSESGIATRQDVVRVQRAGVHAILVGEALVTSPDPAAKIRELLGKA; this is encoded by the coding sequence ATGCCCACTATCCTGGAGGCGATATTGCAGGAGAAGCGCAGGGAGGTGGACGCCCAGAAGGGGCGCCTCCCCCTGGCCCACCTAGAGCGGCAGGTGGCGGGCTTGCCCCCGCCCCTGAACCTATCGGGCGCTCTGTGGGGGCCCCCGGTGCGCCTCATGGCCGAAGTGAAGCGCGCCTCCCCCTCCAAGGGCGCCCTCAACCCCCACCTGGACCCCGTCGCCCTGGCCACCACCTATGCCCACAGCGGAGCGGCGGCCATCTCGGTGCTCACCGACCGCCATTTCCAGGGGAGCCTGGACGATCTCCGGCGCGTGGCTGAAGCGGTACACCCTCTGGGCATCCCTGTCCTGCGCAAGGACTTCATCCTTGACGTGTATCAACTCTATGAGGCGCGGGCGGCGGGGGCGGATGGGGTGCTCCTCATCGTCGCCGCCCTCACGCAAGAAGAGTTGACGGCCCTCCTGCGGGAGGCGGGGCGCCTGTGGCTCCAGTGTCTGGTAGAGGTGCACACCGAGGCGGAGATGGAGCGCGCCCTGGCGGCGGGGGCAGAGATTATCGGCATCAACAACCGCGACCTGCACACCTTCCACACGGACTTGGCCGTTACGGAGCGCCTGGCACCGCGGGTGCCGCGGGGGAAGGTGGTGGTCAGCGAAAGCGGCATCGCCACCCGTCAAGATGTGGTGCGGGTGCAGAGGGCGGGTGTCCACGCCATCCTGGTGGGGGAGGCGTTGGTAACAAGTCCTGACCCGGCAGCCAAGATACGGGAACTGTTGGGGAAAGCATGA